Proteins encoded together in one Corallococcus soli window:
- a CDS encoding ABC transporter ATP-binding protein yields MATVSLQDVRKVYRGGVAAVKGVTLDIADGEFVSLVGPSGCGKSTTLNLIAGLEELSGGTLCIDGQVVNDLSPRERDIAMVFQSYALYPHLDVAGNLAFPLKVAGMDAKDIEARVREVSGVLGLEALLARRPKELSGGQRQRVALGRALVRRPKVFLFDEPLSNLDAALRTQMRGEIKKLHEQLQATFIYVTHDQAEAMTLSDRVVVMSQGEVQQVAPPRELYDAPANLFVAGFFGSPRINLVKPDTLGLPPEDAVLGLRPEHLQVGQGERPPEAREARVYLVEPMGAEVWVTVETGGERLVARAPGDFRAASGDLVWLRHDARYLRRFDGKTGRAV; encoded by the coding sequence GTGGCGACGGTGTCCCTGCAGGATGTGCGCAAGGTGTACCGGGGCGGGGTGGCGGCGGTGAAGGGCGTGACGCTGGACATCGCGGACGGCGAGTTCGTGTCGCTGGTGGGCCCGTCCGGGTGCGGCAAGTCCACGACGTTGAACCTCATCGCGGGGTTGGAGGAGCTGTCGGGCGGCACGCTGTGCATCGACGGGCAGGTGGTGAACGACCTGTCCCCGCGCGAGCGTGACATCGCGATGGTGTTCCAGAGCTACGCGCTCTACCCGCACCTGGACGTGGCGGGGAACCTGGCGTTCCCGCTGAAGGTGGCGGGCATGGACGCGAAGGACATCGAAGCGCGCGTGCGCGAGGTGTCCGGGGTGCTGGGACTGGAGGCGCTGCTCGCGCGCCGGCCGAAGGAGCTGTCCGGCGGGCAGCGGCAGCGGGTGGCGCTGGGGCGCGCGCTGGTGCGCAGGCCCAAGGTGTTCCTCTTCGACGAGCCCCTGTCCAACCTGGACGCGGCGCTGCGCACGCAGATGCGCGGTGAAATCAAGAAGCTGCACGAGCAGCTCCAGGCCACGTTCATCTACGTCACGCACGACCAGGCGGAGGCGATGACGCTGTCCGACCGCGTGGTGGTGATGAGCCAGGGCGAGGTGCAGCAGGTGGCCCCGCCGCGCGAGCTGTACGACGCCCCGGCGAACCTGTTCGTGGCGGGCTTCTTCGGCTCGCCGCGCATCAACCTGGTGAAGCCGGACACGCTGGGCCTGCCGCCGGAGGACGCGGTGCTGGGCCTGCGGCCGGAGCACCTCCAGGTGGGCCAGGGCGAGCGGCCCCCGGAGGCCCGCGAGGCCCGCGTGTACCTGGTGGAGCCCATGGGCGCGGAGGTCTGGGTGACGGTGGAGACGGGAGGCGAGCGGCTGGTGGCCAGGGCACCCGGAGACTTCCGCGCCGCGAGCGGGGATTTGGTGTGGCTGCGCCACGACGCGCGCTACCTGCGCAGGTTTGATGGGAAGACGGGGCGCGCGGTGTGA
- a CDS encoding AAA family ATPase → MRITRIRMQNWRNFLEADVPLEQRVFLVGPNAAGKSNFLDAIRFLRDVADAQGGLQRAVASRRGVSQIRSLHARRYPNVELEVEVDLGEGPPWNYRLEFTQDNQRRPIVKSEVVTRGAKTLLERPNSEDKKDPALLTQTHLEQVNTNRHFRELSDFFSKVRYLHLVPQLVREPDRSTGRVMDPFGGDFLEQLARATPKTLNSRLKRITSALRVAVPQLQELDLKRDERGVPHLQGKYKHWRPNAGWQNETQLSDGTLRLLGLLWALLDGTAPLLLEEPELSLHTAVVQHIPQMLARLSRKNDRQVIVSTHSADLLADEGIGGEEVLVLTPRKEGTQVSVARDSQPIRDLLEGGLTVAEAVIPRTAPGGAEQLALFGEAL, encoded by the coding sequence ATGCGCATCACCCGCATCCGGATGCAGAACTGGCGAAACTTCCTTGAGGCCGACGTGCCCCTGGAACAGCGCGTCTTCCTCGTCGGTCCCAACGCCGCCGGCAAGTCCAACTTCCTCGACGCCATCCGCTTTCTGCGCGACGTAGCGGACGCGCAGGGCGGGCTCCAACGCGCGGTGGCCTCGCGACGAGGGGTATCGCAAATTCGCTCCCTGCATGCGCGCCGATATCCAAACGTCGAGCTTGAAGTCGAGGTCGATCTTGGCGAAGGCCCGCCTTGGAACTACCGACTCGAGTTCACCCAGGACAACCAGCGACGTCCCATCGTCAAATCGGAAGTCGTCACCCGTGGCGCGAAAACGCTCCTGGAGCGCCCCAACAGCGAAGACAAGAAGGATCCCGCGCTGCTGACCCAGACGCATCTGGAACAGGTGAACACCAACCGTCACTTCCGTGAGCTGTCTGACTTCTTCTCGAAGGTCCGCTATCTCCACCTCGTTCCTCAACTGGTTCGGGAACCAGACCGCTCCACGGGTCGGGTGATGGACCCATTCGGAGGAGACTTCCTGGAGCAATTGGCGCGTGCGACGCCCAAGACGCTCAACTCGCGCTTGAAGCGCATCACGAGTGCGCTCCGGGTCGCGGTTCCCCAACTCCAAGAGTTGGACCTGAAGCGTGATGAGCGGGGCGTGCCCCACCTCCAGGGTAAGTACAAGCACTGGCGGCCCAACGCTGGCTGGCAGAATGAGACCCAGCTTTCGGACGGCACCCTGCGGCTCTTGGGCCTGCTCTGGGCATTGCTGGATGGAACCGCGCCCCTGCTTCTGGAGGAGCCTGAACTGTCGCTCCACACCGCGGTCGTCCAGCACATTCCTCAAATGCTGGCGCGACTGAGTCGCAAGAACGACCGGCAGGTCATCGTCAGCACCCACAGCGCGGACCTGCTGGCGGACGAAGGGATTGGCGGCGAGGAAGTGCTCGTACTGACACCGCGCAAGGAAGGAACCCAGGTGTCCGTAGCAAGGGACAGCCAACCCATCCGGGATCTCCTTGAAGGAGGCCTGACGGTGGCGGAGGCCGTGATTCCCAGGACGGCTCCGGGCGGAGCAGAACAGCTTGCGCTCTTTGGCGAGGCGTTGTGA
- a CDS encoding alpha/beta fold hydrolase codes for MPMRSVNGTRLYYEDTGGPGDVVLFSHGLLWSTRLFDPQVEALRGRFRCISYDHRGQGQSEVPPDAVIDMETVYADAVALIESLGVAPVHFVGLSMGGFVGMRLAARRPDLVRSLVLLETSADPEPTVNVPRYTALNLVARYVGLAPVTGPVMRIMFGTSFLTDPGRASERSLWRARLRQNRRDIWRAVNGVIKRQGIAEELPRLRTPTLVIVGEEDRATVPAKAERIHSLIPGSKLVRLSRGGHSATVEEPALVNAELAPFLTEHASTNAAHTG; via the coding sequence ATGCCCATGCGGTCCGTGAATGGAACCCGGCTGTACTACGAGGACACCGGCGGCCCCGGGGACGTGGTCCTGTTCAGCCATGGGCTCCTGTGGAGCACGCGCCTGTTCGACCCGCAGGTGGAGGCGCTGCGGGGCCGCTTCCGGTGCATCTCCTACGACCACCGGGGGCAGGGGCAGAGCGAGGTTCCGCCCGACGCGGTCATCGACATGGAGACGGTATACGCGGACGCGGTGGCGCTCATCGAGTCGCTGGGCGTGGCGCCGGTCCACTTCGTGGGGCTGTCCATGGGGGGCTTCGTGGGGATGCGGCTGGCCGCGCGCCGGCCGGACCTGGTGCGCTCGCTGGTGCTGCTGGAGACGTCCGCGGACCCGGAGCCCACCGTCAACGTGCCCCGCTACACCGCGCTCAACCTGGTGGCCCGCTACGTGGGGCTCGCGCCCGTGACGGGGCCGGTGATGCGCATCATGTTCGGCACGTCGTTCCTCACCGACCCGGGCCGGGCGTCGGAGCGGTCGCTGTGGCGTGCGCGCCTGCGCCAGAACCGGCGCGACATCTGGCGCGCCGTCAACGGCGTCATCAAGCGCCAGGGCATCGCGGAGGAGCTGCCGCGCCTGCGCACGCCCACGCTCGTCATCGTGGGCGAGGAGGACCGCGCCACGGTGCCCGCGAAGGCCGAGCGCATCCATTCCCTCATCCCCGGCTCGAAGCTGGTGCGCCTGTCGCGCGGTGGGCACTCGGCCACGGTGGAGGAGCCGGCGCTGGTGAATGCCGAACTCGCCCCCTTCCTCACCGAGCATGCTTCCACGAACGCCGCGCACACCGGCTGA
- a CDS encoding DUF2171 domain-containing protein produces MIHAGDVREGMAVLAADGHKLGRVAGVGDTHFELEQGLVPIPRRDYLIEFSDVEAVREDEILLKPADHPQLTLEEDDDGGALPPRHSEGMDAEPANDPLGPMRH; encoded by the coding sequence ATGATTCACGCGGGAGACGTGAGAGAGGGCATGGCGGTGCTCGCCGCCGACGGGCACAAGCTGGGCCGGGTGGCGGGCGTGGGCGACACGCACTTCGAGCTGGAGCAGGGCCTGGTCCCCATTCCCCGGCGCGACTACCTCATCGAGTTCAGCGACGTGGAGGCCGTGCGCGAGGACGAAATCCTCCTCAAGCCGGCGGACCACCCGCAGCTCACGCTGGAGGAGGACGACGACGGCGGGGCCCTGCCGCCCCGGCACAGTGAAGGGATGGACGCGGAGCCCGCGAACGACCCCCTGGGTCCCATGCGGCACTGA
- a CDS encoding Kelch repeat-containing protein codes for MFSCGPAPRADAGGVEAPVPGVLSTPRRLLPYVALEDGRVLAAGGHDGHRTLGSSEVFDPDTGRWRPSGALRTARRNHAAVRLADGRVLAVGGSNGVTVGALASAEVYAPDTGTWTPVASMGEARNDPTAVLLPDGRVLVAGGTDVDLRPVRSAELYDPALGAWRPAEAPGFVRGGEGTAVVLRSGRVLFASGLQAELYDPVTGHWEKAGAVGGAAGTHRLGHTVTLLPDGRVLVVGGTTSRAAQTAEVFVPERGAWELVASPSVPREHHAALVTGEGAVLVVGGEHSTRGTLASAEQFDPARGTWTQAPTLHEPRGEAGALWLRQGTVLVVGGVNELGTLATSEEYVPATCVPMTCEARGPACGVAPDGCGATLDCGPCVAGALPGVEQGP; via the coding sequence ATGTTCTCGTGCGGGCCCGCGCCGCGAGCGGACGCGGGAGGCGTGGAGGCGCCGGTGCCGGGCGTGCTGTCCACGCCGCGTCGGCTGCTGCCCTATGTCGCGCTGGAGGACGGGCGGGTGCTGGCGGCGGGCGGCCACGACGGGCACCGCACGCTCGGCTCCAGTGAGGTCTTCGACCCGGACACCGGCCGGTGGCGGCCCTCGGGCGCGCTGCGCACGGCGCGGCGCAACCACGCGGCGGTGCGGCTGGCGGACGGGCGGGTGCTCGCGGTGGGCGGCTCCAACGGGGTGACGGTGGGCGCGCTGGCGAGCGCGGAGGTGTACGCGCCGGACACGGGCACGTGGACGCCGGTGGCCTCCATGGGCGAGGCGCGCAACGACCCGACGGCGGTGCTGTTGCCGGACGGGCGGGTGCTGGTGGCGGGCGGCACGGACGTGGACCTGCGGCCGGTGCGCTCGGCGGAGCTGTACGACCCGGCGCTGGGGGCGTGGCGGCCGGCGGAGGCCCCGGGCTTCGTGCGGGGAGGCGAGGGGACGGCGGTGGTGCTGCGGTCGGGGCGGGTGCTCTTCGCGAGCGGCCTGCAGGCGGAGCTGTACGACCCGGTGACGGGCCACTGGGAGAAGGCGGGCGCGGTGGGCGGCGCGGCGGGCACGCACCGGCTGGGGCACACCGTGACGCTGCTGCCGGATGGACGCGTGCTGGTGGTGGGCGGCACGACGTCGCGCGCGGCGCAGACGGCGGAGGTGTTCGTGCCGGAGCGGGGGGCGTGGGAGCTGGTGGCATCGCCCTCGGTGCCGCGCGAACACCACGCGGCGCTGGTGACGGGAGAGGGCGCGGTGTTGGTGGTGGGCGGCGAGCACTCCACGCGCGGCACGCTCGCGTCAGCGGAGCAGTTCGACCCGGCGCGTGGCACGTGGACGCAGGCGCCCACGCTGCATGAGCCGCGAGGCGAGGCGGGCGCACTGTGGCTGCGACAGGGCACGGTGCTGGTGGTGGGTGGCGTGAACGAGCTGGGCACGCTGGCCACGAGCGAGGAGTACGTCCCCGCCACCTGTGTCCCCATGACGTGTGAAGCCCGGGGGCCGGCGTGCGGCGTGGCGCCGGACGGCTGCGGCGCGACGCTCGACTGCGGCCCGTGCGTGGCGGGCGCGCTTCCAGGTGTCGAGCAGGGCCCCTGA
- a CDS encoding DUF427 domain-containing protein translates to MPVAKWNGAVLAKSDRFEEVEGNVYFPPDSLNREHFKPSATHTQCPWKGEASYYSVEVDGKTNADAAWYYPEPKPKAANIQGYVAFWKGVTVER, encoded by the coding sequence ATGCCAGTCGCGAAATGGAATGGCGCCGTGCTCGCGAAGAGTGACCGCTTCGAGGAGGTGGAGGGCAACGTCTACTTCCCGCCCGACAGCCTGAACCGGGAACACTTCAAGCCCAGCGCGACGCACACCCAATGCCCCTGGAAGGGCGAGGCCAGCTACTACTCCGTGGAGGTGGACGGCAAGACGAACGCGGACGCCGCCTGGTACTACCCGGAGCCGAAACCGAAGGCGGCCAACATCCAGGGGTACGTGGCCTTCTGGAAGGGCGTGACGGTGGAGCGCTGA